Proteins encoded within one genomic window of Candidatus Krumholzibacteriia bacterium:
- the bfr gene encoding bacterioferritin: MKYPHGEQILESLNQLLTLELTGVNQFFLHARMCRNWGYERLADTIRQRSIDEMKHAEKIIDRVLYLEGVPNLQRLDKIRLGENVPEILRLDYEHEKKLVDKVKEQVKLLLELGDHGSRQLVEEVLRGEENDIDWFESQFALIQQIGEANYLAQQVRGG; this comes from the coding sequence GTGAAGTATCCCCATGGCGAGCAGATCCTTGAGTCTCTGAACCAGCTCCTTACCCTCGAGCTCACCGGCGTCAACCAGTTCTTCCTGCACGCCCGCATGTGCCGGAACTGGGGGTACGAACGCCTCGCCGACACCATCCGCCAGCGCTCCATCGACGAGATGAAGCATGCCGAGAAGATCATCGATCGCGTCCTCTATCTCGAGGGCGTCCCGAACTTGCAGCGCCTCGACAAGATCCGTCTCGGGGAGAACGTGCCCGAGATCCTGCGGCTCGACTACGAACACGAGAAGAAACTGGTCGACAAGGTGAAGGAGCAGGTAAAACTCCTCCTCGAGCTCGGCGACCACGGCTCCCGCCAGCTGGTCGAAGAGGTCCTGCGCGGCGAGGAGAATGACATCGACTGGTTCGAATCCCAGTTCGCCCTGATCCAGCAGATCGGCGAAGCCAACTACCTGGCTCAACAGGTCCGAGGCGGATAG
- a CDS encoding DUF5914 domain-containing protein translates to MKATRAPIPFGRRLPPTGPASKLEDWQQANPVWITNALRHARALPATGWTVVDASRAIGRKPRRYRLAGKDYVVWRSSAGLLVARDVCPHLGASLASGKLSGDAIVCPWHGLRLGPSGHGAWKPLPVYDDGVLLWAALDPQAQRLDHPVLHPRPERCFAAVIRKEARCDPADILANRLDPWHGVHYHPHSFGRLRVMQQDEDAIVVRVVYRVVGRYGVEVDARFHCSDPETIVMTILRGEGEGSVVETHAAPVDIGRTAVVEATLATSDRRGFWIAVGLLGRILHPLVRRAAFRLWRDDAAYAERLYSLRQGEV, encoded by the coding sequence ATGAAAGCCACGCGCGCCCCCATTCCCTTCGGCCGCCGGCTGCCGCCCACGGGTCCCGCTTCGAAGCTCGAGGATTGGCAGCAAGCGAACCCGGTGTGGATCACGAACGCGCTCCGTCACGCTCGCGCCCTGCCTGCCACCGGTTGGACCGTCGTGGACGCCAGTCGCGCCATCGGCAGGAAACCGCGGCGCTATCGGCTCGCCGGGAAGGATTACGTCGTCTGGCGTTCTTCGGCTGGACTCCTCGTGGCACGCGACGTGTGCCCGCACCTGGGTGCGTCCCTCGCCTCTGGGAAGCTCTCTGGTGACGCGATCGTCTGCCCCTGGCACGGGTTGAGGCTGGGACCGAGCGGGCACGGGGCTTGGAAACCACTCCCTGTGTACGACGATGGCGTACTCCTCTGGGCGGCGCTCGATCCGCAAGCGCAACGCCTCGACCACCCGGTTCTCCACCCCAGGCCCGAGCGCTGTTTCGCCGCCGTCATCCGCAAGGAAGCTCGTTGCGATCCGGCCGACATCCTCGCCAACCGGCTCGATCCCTGGCACGGCGTGCACTACCATCCGCATTCCTTCGGCCGCCTGCGGGTGATGCAGCAGGACGAGGACGCGATCGTCGTGCGCGTCGTGTACCGCGTCGTCGGACGTTACGGCGTCGAGGTGGATGCGCGCTTCCACTGCTCGGATCCGGAAACGATCGTGATGACCATCCTCCGCGGCGAGGGAGAGGGGTCCGTGGTGGAAACACACGCCGCGCCGGTCGACATCGGTCGCACCGCGGTCGTCGAAGCCACCCTCGCTACTTCAGACCGCCGCGGCTTCTGGATCGCAGTAGGGCTCCTGGGTCGGATCCTTCACCCCCTGGTGCGCCGGGCAGCCTTCCGGTTGTGGAGAGACGACGCGGCCTATGCCGAGCGCCTCTATTCGTTGCGCCAAGGTGAGGTCTGA
- a CDS encoding lipid-binding SYLF domain-containing protein produces MRWMTLGFCAALLVSGAAPSWSEKAAQEKRLQESAEVVREILALPEGIPEDILNKAECVCVFPSVKKVALGVGGSYGKGALVCRTGPEFKGPWGEPAMMRLEGGSFGFQIGGTVIDFVLLVMNPKGTGSLLSSKVKLGADATVAAGPVGRTAAAATDAFMDAEILSYSRSKGLFAGISLEGSTVREDSGDNEDLYGRKIGAKEIVLEGKATLPEAAKPLIAALEKASPGESKGGSKSPQ; encoded by the coding sequence ATGCGGTGGATGACGTTGGGGTTCTGTGCAGCGTTGCTCGTTTCCGGAGCAGCTCCCAGCTGGAGCGAAAAGGCGGCGCAGGAGAAGCGCCTGCAAGAGTCGGCCGAGGTCGTCCGCGAGATCCTCGCCCTGCCAGAAGGGATCCCTGAGGACATCCTGAACAAGGCGGAGTGCGTCTGCGTCTTCCCCTCGGTGAAGAAGGTGGCCCTCGGCGTCGGCGGCAGCTACGGCAAGGGCGCCTTGGTCTGTCGCACCGGCCCTGAGTTCAAAGGCCCTTGGGGCGAACCGGCGATGATGCGGCTCGAAGGAGGCAGCTTCGGCTTCCAGATCGGCGGCACGGTCATCGACTTCGTGCTCCTGGTGATGAACCCCAAGGGGACCGGGAGCTTGCTGTCCAGCAAGGTCAAGTTGGGTGCCGATGCCACCGTGGCGGCCGGGCCGGTCGGCCGCACCGCCGCGGCGGCGACGGATGCGTTCATGGACGCCGAGATCCTCAGCTATTCGCGTTCCAAAGGGCTGTTCGCCGGCATCTCACTGGAGGGCTCCACAGTGCGCGAGGACTCCGGCGACAACGAGGATCTCTACGGCCGCAAGATCGGCGCCAAGGAGATCGTCCTTGAAGGCAAAGCGACCCTGCCCGAAGCCGCCAAGCCCTTGATCGCGGCGTTGGAGAAGGCGTCCCCGGGGGAGAGCAAAGGGGGGAGCAAATCCCCGCAGTAG
- a CDS encoding arginine deiminase-related protein: MTRSVGNLDRCELTYRARSFIDADRAREQHRQYERLLQELGAEVVSLPAEPDLPDAVFVEDAAVVLDECALVPHMGAPTRRPESASLAAALAAYRDLVHLPPPGTLDGGDVLLLGRTLFVGLSTRTD; the protein is encoded by the coding sequence TTGACCCGAAGCGTCGGCAACCTCGACCGCTGCGAGCTGACTTACCGGGCACGCTCTTTCATCGACGCGGACCGGGCACGAGAACAACACAGGCAGTACGAGAGGCTGCTGCAGGAGCTCGGTGCGGAGGTGGTTTCGCTCCCCGCCGAACCCGACTTGCCGGACGCGGTCTTCGTCGAAGATGCGGCCGTCGTGCTCGACGAATGCGCCCTCGTGCCGCACATGGGCGCCCCGACCAGGCGACCCGAGAGTGCGAGCCTCGCCGCCGCCCTCGCCGCCTACCGGGACCTCGTGCACCTACCGCCCCCCGGTACGCTGGACGGCGGCGATGTCCTGCTTCTCGGCCGCACCCTCTTCGTCGGCCTCTCGACGCGCACCGAC